One Actinoplanes missouriensis 431 DNA segment encodes these proteins:
- a CDS encoding DUF3558 family protein: MPKRIGSYLVAGATVLLAAGCAGEEPAPTWQAAPAASAPASKAPPRAATITSACDLFPANQVTELLGGNGKTKLAAEELPAEKQENGNVWRHCAYGRDGKQAFVLSVATMPDRSETVDETIDAVAGAGQESQRIKGLGAGAVGYLEDTTRSVLAVVPYRKDLRVVQFTGPALVPQDKIADPVRRVLTRI; this comes from the coding sequence TTGCCGAAACGCATCGGCTCCTATCTGGTGGCGGGCGCCACCGTGCTGCTGGCCGCGGGCTGCGCAGGGGAGGAGCCCGCCCCGACCTGGCAGGCGGCCCCGGCGGCGTCCGCGCCGGCGTCGAAGGCCCCGCCGCGGGCCGCCACGATCACCTCCGCCTGCGACCTGTTCCCGGCGAACCAGGTGACCGAGTTGCTCGGCGGCAACGGGAAGACCAAGCTGGCCGCCGAGGAACTGCCCGCCGAGAAGCAGGAGAACGGCAACGTGTGGCGGCACTGCGCTTACGGCCGGGACGGCAAGCAGGCGTTCGTCCTGTCGGTCGCCACCATGCCGGACCGCTCGGAGACCGTTGACGAGACGATCGACGCGGTGGCCGGGGCCGGCCAGGAGTCACAGCGGATCAAAGGACTGGGCGCCGGTGCGGTCGGCTACCTGGAAGACACCACGCGCTCGGTGCTGGCCGTCGTGCCGTACCGGAAGGATCTGCGCGTCGTCCAGTTCACCGGTCCGGCCCTCGTGCCGCAGGACAAGATCGCCGATCCGGTACGCCGGGTACTCACCAGGATCTGA
- a CDS encoding IS701 family transposase, with protein MEFDQWSSELDRLHARFADRFTRAEPRRRARQYLSGLVAGLDRKNGWTLAEQAGDLSPDGMQRLLRWADWDIDAVRDEVRDYVIEHLGDPNGVLIIDDTGFLKKGVKSAGVARQYSGTAGRIENCQVGVFLAYRSTRGHALIDRQLYLPAAWTDDRDRCRAAGIPDEVGFATKIEMARQMLQRAFTAGVAAAWVTMDEAYGQSKALRVWLEEHDQPHVVATRCNDDVVTTSMGRARVDELIASLPGRAWSRISAGPGAHGPREYWWARIPIRICWRPGRGHWLLARRSMNTGELAYYVCYGPRKTRLMDLARIAGTRWAVEECFQQAKGQAGLDEYQVRDWRAWYAHITLSMAAYAWLVVARTQTAQQQTAPVTT; from the coding sequence ATCGAGTTTGATCAGTGGTCGAGTGAACTGGACCGGTTGCATGCCCGGTTCGCGGACCGGTTCACCCGCGCGGAGCCGCGGCGGCGGGCCCGGCAGTATCTGTCCGGGCTGGTCGCCGGCCTCGATCGTAAGAACGGCTGGACCCTCGCCGAGCAAGCCGGTGACCTGTCACCGGACGGGATGCAACGCCTGCTGCGGTGGGCCGACTGGGACATCGACGCCGTGCGTGACGAGGTCCGGGATTACGTGATCGAGCACCTCGGTGATCCGAATGGTGTGCTGATCATCGATGACACCGGGTTCCTGAAGAAGGGCGTGAAGTCCGCCGGGGTCGCCCGGCAGTACTCGGGAACCGCCGGCCGGATCGAGAACTGCCAGGTCGGTGTCTTCCTGGCCTACCGCTCGACGCGCGGGCACGCGTTGATCGACCGGCAGTTGTATCTGCCGGCGGCGTGGACCGATGACCGGGATCGCTGCCGGGCGGCAGGGATCCCGGACGAGGTCGGCTTCGCCACGAAGATTGAGATGGCCCGGCAGATGCTGCAGCGGGCGTTCACCGCGGGGGTTGCGGCGGCGTGGGTGACCATGGACGAGGCCTACGGTCAGTCGAAAGCGTTGCGGGTCTGGCTCGAAGAGCACGACCAGCCGCATGTGGTGGCGACCCGCTGCAACGACGACGTGGTCACCACCAGCATGGGCCGCGCCCGCGTCGACGAGCTGATCGCATCGCTGCCGGGCCGGGCCTGGTCGCGGATCTCGGCCGGTCCCGGGGCTCACGGACCGCGGGAGTATTGGTGGGCGCGGATCCCGATCCGCATCTGCTGGCGGCCCGGGCGTGGGCACTGGCTGCTCGCCCGGCGCAGCATGAACACCGGGGAGCTGGCCTACTACGTCTGCTACGGCCCGCGGAAGACCCGGCTGATGGACCTGGCCCGCATCGCCGGCACCCGATGGGCCGTTGAGGAATGCTTCCAGCAGGCCAAAGGTCAGGCCGGCCTCGACGAATACCAGGTCCGGGACTGGCGGGCCTGGTACGCGCACATCACCTTGTCGATGGCCGCTTACGCCTGGCTCGTCGTCGCCCGGACCCAGACCGCGCAACAGCAAACAGCACCGGTGACGACATGA
- a CDS encoding RNA polymerase sigma factor, which produces MPKDDELADALTAARAGDEQGFAVLWRALNPAVLRYLRLIAGDAAEDVASETWLQAARDLDRFTGDPAAFRAWLFRIARHRGIDEQRRAGRRREHLASGGGFSGGALDGGGVFDGRVLEGGVLPGGVGGVLAGGSLPAAEAEVIEGAETAWALSRVAELPADQAEAVMLRIVAGLDVADTARILGKRRGAVRIATMRGLRRLAADPQVRLRAAEQPRSPRPETTEKV; this is translated from the coding sequence TTGCCGAAGGACGACGAACTCGCCGACGCGTTGACCGCCGCGCGGGCGGGCGACGAGCAGGGGTTCGCCGTGCTGTGGCGCGCGCTGAACCCCGCCGTGCTGCGCTACCTGCGGCTGATCGCCGGGGACGCCGCCGAGGACGTCGCGTCCGAGACCTGGCTGCAGGCCGCCCGCGACCTGGACCGGTTCACCGGTGACCCGGCCGCCTTCCGCGCCTGGCTGTTCCGCATCGCCCGCCATCGCGGCATCGACGAGCAGCGCCGAGCCGGCCGCCGCCGCGAGCACCTCGCCAGCGGTGGCGGCTTCTCGGGCGGCGCACTTGATGGCGGCGGCGTCTTCGATGGCCGCGTTCTGGAGGGCGGCGTTCTCCCGGGCGGCGTCGGGGGCGTTCTCGCGGGCGGCTCACTGCCGGCCGCCGAGGCCGAGGTGATCGAGGGTGCGGAGACCGCGTGGGCGCTCAGCCGGGTCGCCGAACTCCCCGCCGACCAGGCCGAGGCCGTGATGCTGCGGATCGTCGCCGGTCTCGACGTCGCCGACACCGCCCGCATCCTCGGCAAACGCCGGGGCGCCGTGCGCATCGCCACCATGCGCGGCCTGCGCCGGCTGGCCGCCGACCCCCAGGTACGACTTCGGGCCGCCGAGCAGCCCCGCAGTCCCCGCCCCGAAACCACCGAGAAGGTGTGA
- a CDS encoding NAD(P)-binding domain-containing protein, translating into MKRVTVVVIGAGQAGLSAAYHLRRRGFAAHSEAGAAPSFVVLDADAAPGGAWQHRWASLRMATVNGIFDLPGMPKPAIDPGESSSAAIPRYFAEYEREFALPILRPVRVTSVRDIGGSLPVSGDDGLLPVSSDDGSLLVSTDRGDWLADAVINATGTWTNPVRPEIPGTFAGRQLHTRDYADASEFAGQRVAIVGGGISAVQLLEEISRVATTFWYTRREPVFLDEWRPEQEGRSTIAKVIADVEAGRPSRSVVSYTGLGWTDYARAARDRGVLVRRPMFTALTPTGVVEADGSVTEVDAVLWATGFRAELAHLEPLQLRGPLGGIPMIGTQVAADPRIHLIGYGPSQSTVGANRAGREAAAALRRRVSPGPVRERLGDPAPA; encoded by the coding sequence ATGAAGCGCGTGACGGTGGTCGTGATCGGGGCGGGGCAGGCAGGGCTCTCCGCTGCCTATCATCTGCGGCGGCGGGGGTTCGCGGCCCACTCCGAGGCGGGCGCCGCGCCGTCGTTCGTCGTGCTCGATGCGGACGCCGCGCCCGGCGGGGCGTGGCAGCATCGGTGGGCGTCGCTGCGGATGGCCACCGTCAACGGCATCTTCGACCTGCCCGGCATGCCGAAACCCGCCATCGACCCGGGGGAGTCGAGCAGCGCGGCGATCCCGAGGTACTTCGCGGAGTACGAGCGGGAGTTCGCGCTGCCGATCCTCCGGCCGGTGCGGGTGACCAGCGTCCGGGACATCGGCGGTTCGCTGCCGGTTTCCGGCGATGACGGCTTGCTGCCGGTCTCCAGCGATGACGGCTCGTTGCTGGTCTCCACTGATCGTGGTGACTGGCTGGCCGATGCCGTGATCAACGCGACGGGCACCTGGACGAACCCGGTCCGGCCCGAGATCCCCGGAACGTTCGCCGGGCGGCAGCTGCACACCCGCGACTACGCCGACGCGTCCGAGTTCGCCGGTCAGCGGGTCGCGATCGTCGGCGGCGGCATCTCGGCGGTGCAGCTCCTCGAGGAGATCTCCCGGGTCGCGACCACCTTCTGGTACACCCGCCGCGAACCCGTGTTCCTCGACGAGTGGCGCCCCGAGCAAGAGGGCCGCTCCACGATCGCCAAGGTGATCGCCGACGTGGAAGCGGGCCGACCGTCACGCAGCGTGGTCTCCTACACCGGCCTGGGCTGGACCGACTACGCCCGCGCGGCCCGCGATCGTGGAGTCCTGGTGCGGCGGCCGATGTTCACCGCGCTGACGCCGACCGGCGTGGTGGAGGCGGACGGCAGCGTCACCGAGGTCGACGCGGTCCTCTGGGCGACCGGTTTCCGCGCCGAACTCGCCCACCTCGAACCACTCCAGCTGCGCGGGCCGCTCGGCGGTATCCCGATGATCGGCACACAGGTCGCCGCCGATCCTCGGATCCACCTCATCGGGTACGGGCCTTCGCAGTCAACGGTCGGCGCGAACCGCGCGGGTCGTGAGGCGGCGGCGGCGCTGCGGCGGCGGGTCTCGCCGGGGCCGGTGAGGGAGCGGCTCGGTGATCCCGCTCCAGCGTGA
- a CDS encoding alkaline phosphatase PhoX has translation MDRRSLLRATVAGAGGLALPFTAWSAAYAAPAQNATGPYGPLRAADANGIQLPAGFTSKVIARSRQVVSGTSYVWHDAPDGGAVIPNGSGWIYVSNSEVSSSAGGGASRIVFDANGTVTGASRILSGTNQNCAGGKTPWNTWLSCEEITLGRVWETYPLGGTAVVRPAMGRFKHEAAAADPVRKVIYLTEDETDGRFYRFVPATWGDLSAGTLQVFKAGTATSGSFTWQTVPDPDGSPTQTRYQVSGAKSFNGGEGCHYANDTVWFTTKGDNRVWQVNLLTGTYELAYDDSLVSSGTAPLTGVDNVTGSSYGDLYVAEDGGNMEICLITPDDKISVFLRVTGQGSSELTGPAFTPAGNRLYFSSQRGTSGSSSGGITYCVTGPFRT, from the coding sequence ATGGACCGGCGATCACTGTTGCGCGCCACCGTGGCGGGCGCGGGAGGTCTGGCCCTGCCCTTCACCGCGTGGTCGGCCGCCTATGCCGCGCCGGCGCAGAACGCGACCGGACCCTACGGGCCGCTGCGGGCCGCCGACGCCAACGGCATCCAGCTGCCGGCCGGGTTCACCAGCAAAGTCATCGCCCGATCGCGCCAGGTGGTATCGGGGACCTCCTATGTCTGGCACGACGCGCCGGATGGCGGGGCGGTGATCCCGAACGGCAGCGGATGGATCTACGTCTCCAACTCGGAGGTGTCGTCGTCGGCCGGCGGCGGGGCGTCGCGGATCGTCTTCGACGCGAACGGCACCGTCACCGGCGCGTCCCGGATCCTGTCCGGCACGAACCAGAACTGCGCGGGCGGCAAGACGCCGTGGAACACCTGGCTGTCCTGCGAGGAGATCACTCTCGGACGTGTCTGGGAGACGTATCCGCTGGGCGGGACCGCCGTGGTGCGACCCGCGATGGGACGGTTCAAGCACGAGGCGGCGGCGGCCGACCCGGTCCGCAAGGTCATCTACCTGACCGAGGACGAGACGGACGGGCGTTTCTACCGGTTCGTCCCGGCGACCTGGGGTGATCTGTCGGCCGGAACGCTGCAGGTGTTCAAGGCGGGAACCGCCACGTCCGGGTCGTTCACCTGGCAGACCGTGCCGGATCCGGACGGTTCGCCGACCCAGACGCGGTACCAGGTGTCCGGCGCGAAGTCGTTCAACGGCGGGGAGGGGTGCCACTACGCGAACGACACCGTCTGGTTCACCACGAAGGGCGACAACCGGGTGTGGCAGGTCAACCTGCTGACCGGGACGTACGAGCTGGCGTACGACGACAGCCTGGTCAGCTCGGGTACGGCGCCGCTCACCGGCGTGGACAACGTGACCGGGTCGTCGTACGGGGATCTGTACGTCGCCGAGGACGGCGGGAACATGGAGATCTGCCTGATCACGCCGGACGACAAGATCTCGGTGTTCCTGCGGGTCACCGGGCAGGGGTCGTCGGAGCTGACCGGGCCGGCGTTCACCCCGGCGGGCAATCGGTTGTACTTCTCGTCCCAGCGCGGTACGTCGGGGTCGTCCTCGGGTGGTATCACGTACTGCGTGACCGGGCCGTTCCGTACCTGA
- a CDS encoding cytochrome c oxidase assembly protein — protein sequence MAVVILILVAGYATGVVAVTRRGGRWPARRTVCWAAGSVTAWLAVTGPLTDSAHYDFTAHAITHLLLGMIAPLLLMAGAPVTLALRALPVSPARTVSRVLRSGPARLVTHPVTAALLNGGGLWILYATGLSHAIHTSSWVEFHVFAAGYLFAAAIAGIDPAPHRPGLGVRGVALLAFMASHAILAKYLYGHPPAGFVDGEDGAQLMYYGGDLVDLVLVVALCREWYRSAEPGRRVVRRARTPWRLPEEIRIAK from the coding sequence ATGGCCGTCGTGATCCTGATCCTCGTCGCCGGCTACGCGACAGGCGTCGTGGCGGTCACCCGGCGAGGTGGCCGGTGGCCGGCCCGGCGGACGGTGTGCTGGGCGGCCGGATCGGTGACCGCCTGGCTCGCCGTGACCGGGCCGCTGACCGATTCCGCCCACTACGACTTCACCGCTCACGCGATCACGCACCTGCTGCTCGGCATGATCGCGCCGCTGCTGCTGATGGCCGGCGCGCCGGTCACGCTCGCTCTGCGGGCGCTGCCGGTCAGTCCCGCCCGGACGGTGTCGCGGGTGCTGCGCAGCGGGCCGGCGCGGCTGGTGACGCACCCGGTCACGGCGGCCCTGCTGAACGGCGGCGGGCTGTGGATCCTGTACGCCACCGGGCTGTCCCACGCGATCCACACGTCGTCCTGGGTGGAGTTCCACGTGTTCGCGGCGGGCTATCTGTTCGCCGCGGCGATCGCCGGCATCGACCCGGCGCCGCACCGGCCGGGGCTTGGCGTCCGGGGTGTGGCGCTGCTCGCGTTCATGGCGTCGCACGCGATCCTCGCCAAGTATCTCTACGGTCATCCGCCCGCCGGTTTCGTGGACGGGGAGGATGGGGCTCAGCTGATGTACTACGGCGGGGACCTCGTCGACCTGGTGCTGGTCGTCGCGCTCTGCCGGGAGTGGTATCGCAGCGCGGAGCCCGGCCGGAGGGTCGTGCGGCGGGCCCGGACGCCGTGGCGGCTGCCCGAGGAGATCCGGATCGCGAAGTGA
- a CDS encoding DUF2243 domain-containing protein, translating into MLAGRNVLSGALLGVGAAAFVDETVFHQLLHWHHFYDKSTPAAGLVSDGLFHAVSWFATVAALFLLADLRRRAAFDRLRWWGGLLTGAGIFQLYDGTVQHKVMRLHQIRYHVDVAPYDWAWNIIAVLLIVAGASMLVRARSRSRVPA; encoded by the coding sequence ATGCTCGCCGGTCGCAACGTGCTTTCCGGGGCCCTGCTCGGAGTGGGTGCTGCGGCGTTCGTCGATGAGACCGTTTTTCATCAGCTGCTGCACTGGCATCACTTCTACGACAAGTCGACGCCGGCGGCGGGGCTGGTCTCCGATGGACTGTTCCACGCGGTGAGCTGGTTCGCCACGGTGGCGGCCCTCTTCCTCCTCGCTGACCTGCGCCGGCGTGCGGCTTTCGACCGGCTGCGGTGGTGGGGCGGCCTGCTGACCGGGGCCGGGATCTTTCAGCTGTACGACGGGACGGTCCAGCACAAGGTGATGCGCCTGCACCAGATCCGGTACCACGTGGACGTCGCCCCCTACGACTGGGCATGGAACATCATCGCCGTCCTGCTGATCGTCGCCGGTGCGTCGATGCTGGTCCGGGCGCGGTCACGGTCGCGGGTGCCGGCCTGA
- a CDS encoding AbfB domain-containing protein: protein MITVGEQPGAALSDRLAGFEVVTGLHDARCFSFRAADGGCLRHASWRLRLDPPDGTELFRADGSLPVRPVPGG from the coding sequence ATGATCACGGTCGGCGAACAGCCAGGCGCCGCCCTTTCTGACCGGCTGGCCGGCTTCGAGGTGGTGACCGGCCTCCACGACGCGCGCTGCTTCTCGTTCCGCGCCGCCGATGGCGGCTGTCTGCGGCACGCGTCGTGGCGGCTGCGGCTGGACCCGCCGGACGGCACCGAGCTGTTCCGTGCCGACGGGTCCCTCCCGGTCCGCCCGGTGCCGGGCGGCTGA
- a CDS encoding phosphodiester glycosidase family protein, giving the protein MNRRHLSSILAVTVAVAGSTLVMPRPAAASVAAPYQNPAGRMPLGLASLTTTVGAIQTPVPGVTYRKFSQGYASSRWSIALNYPNGQNLTRDPQAALDYQADLKAAGIASTTSTYNPPLPTDVGYRPPTDVTVFHGLHLTETFADRASADARLVALTKIKVADKFVSGTVQHQAFRQETTTGPWEVRVVAVEPDAAVTVGGAHGAELAYGDTVRNIAKHAGAIAAINASEFDIKSVNNPNFNGYDGDPLGIYVQGNNLLSDAQNGRTALLLNGAVGKPRITELTSTTKVTAPDGAVWQIDGIHRKPGKIINCGGVGDLRPNGTPGDEVWRYETCTDADEIVIFRPEWGTATPPGPAGSVDVVVDGNWVAKQLRSPAGGPIPSGSRVMQGIGGGADWLRAHTVIGQKFQPGTQILDPQGQMVAGPNFVAIGGGPALVRDGKIWINSGANGWKTTEGFFAPAFHTDRHPRTLVGITAAGQLLMVVIDGRRPGISVGVTIPEAAEVMKWLGATDAMMLGMGGDSTLVINDILYNRPTDDWEQDFTERRVGNAIVVTKK; this is encoded by the coding sequence GTGAACCGTCGCCATCTCAGTTCGATCCTCGCGGTGACCGTCGCGGTCGCCGGCTCGACGCTGGTCATGCCGCGCCCGGCAGCCGCCAGCGTCGCCGCGCCCTACCAGAACCCGGCCGGCCGCATGCCGCTCGGTCTCGCCAGCCTGACCACCACCGTCGGCGCGATCCAGACGCCGGTTCCCGGTGTGACCTATCGGAAATTCAGTCAGGGGTACGCGTCCTCGCGCTGGAGCATCGCGCTCAACTACCCGAACGGCCAAAACCTGACCCGTGACCCCCAGGCGGCCCTGGACTACCAGGCGGATCTGAAAGCGGCCGGCATTGCGAGCACCACCTCGACCTACAACCCGCCGCTGCCGACGGACGTCGGTTACCGGCCGCCGACCGACGTCACGGTCTTCCACGGCTTGCATCTGACGGAGACGTTCGCCGACCGCGCGTCGGCGGATGCACGGCTGGTGGCGCTCACCAAGATCAAGGTGGCCGACAAGTTCGTCAGTGGCACCGTGCAACACCAGGCGTTCCGGCAGGAGACGACCACCGGCCCCTGGGAGGTACGCGTCGTCGCCGTGGAACCCGACGCGGCGGTGACCGTCGGCGGCGCCCACGGTGCCGAGCTGGCCTACGGCGACACGGTCCGTAACATCGCCAAGCACGCCGGCGCCATCGCCGCGATCAACGCCAGCGAGTTCGACATCAAGAGCGTCAACAACCCGAACTTCAACGGCTACGACGGCGACCCGCTCGGCATCTACGTGCAGGGCAACAACCTGCTCAGCGACGCGCAGAACGGGCGCACCGCGCTGCTGCTCAACGGCGCGGTCGGCAAGCCCCGGATCACCGAGCTGACCTCGACGACCAAGGTCACGGCGCCGGACGGGGCGGTGTGGCAGATCGACGGCATCCACCGCAAGCCCGGCAAGATCATCAACTGTGGCGGGGTCGGTGACCTGCGGCCGAACGGCACGCCCGGCGACGAGGTGTGGCGGTACGAGACGTGCACCGACGCGGACGAGATCGTGATCTTCCGGCCCGAGTGGGGCACGGCCACACCGCCCGGTCCGGCCGGCAGCGTCGACGTGGTCGTCGACGGCAACTGGGTGGCGAAGCAGCTGCGCAGTCCGGCCGGCGGTCCCATCCCGTCCGGCTCACGGGTGATGCAGGGCATCGGTGGCGGCGCGGACTGGCTGCGGGCGCACACCGTCATCGGTCAGAAGTTCCAGCCCGGCACCCAGATCCTCGACCCGCAGGGCCAGATGGTCGCCGGCCCGAATTTCGTCGCGATCGGCGGCGGACCGGCGCTGGTCCGCGACGGTAAGATCTGGATCAACAGCGGCGCGAACGGCTGGAAGACCACCGAGGGCTTCTTCGCCCCCGCCTTCCACACCGACCGGCATCCGCGCACGCTCGTCGGCATCACCGCTGCCGGGCAGCTGCTGATGGTGGTGATCGACGGACGGCGGCCGGGCATCAGCGTCGGTGTGACCATCCCGGAGGCCGCCGAGGTGATGAAGTGGCTCGGCGCGACCGACGCGATGATGCTGGGCATGGGCGGCGACAGCACGCTGGTCATCAACGACATCCTCTACAACCGGCCCACCGACGACTGGGAGCAGGACTTCACCGAGCGCCGGGTCGGCAATGCGATCGTGGTGACCAAGAAGTAA
- a CDS encoding MmcQ/YjbR family DNA-binding protein — protein sequence MSRPARVEDVHEIAASMPHVTVSGDNPVYQVGGKSFVFFRNPRPDAVDPATGERYADVIVFWVPTEADKLSLVQDPASPFFTTPHFDGHLSVLVRAGRLGELSREELAEVIQDAWLYRASQRRAQAWLSAHPPAK from the coding sequence ATGAGCCGGCCCGCCCGCGTCGAGGACGTGCACGAGATCGCGGCGTCGATGCCGCACGTCACCGTCTCCGGGGACAACCCGGTCTACCAGGTCGGCGGCAAGTCCTTCGTGTTCTTCCGCAACCCGCGCCCGGACGCGGTGGACCCGGCAACCGGGGAGCGGTATGCCGACGTCATCGTCTTCTGGGTGCCCACCGAGGCGGACAAGCTGTCGCTGGTGCAGGACCCGGCGTCGCCGTTCTTCACCACCCCGCACTTCGACGGCCACCTGTCGGTGCTGGTGCGGGCCGGCCGGCTCGGCGAGCTGTCCCGCGAGGAACTGGCCGAGGTGATCCAGGACGCCTGGCTGTACCGCGCGTCACAACGGCGCGCGCAGGCCTGGCTGAGCGCTCACCCGCCGGCGAAATAG
- a CDS encoding VOC family protein → MTVDLFAGIPVRDYTVAASWYARLLGAGPSFLPNDTEAVWELAEHRYLYIEVRPSHAGFAMQTVFVGDFDARLAEIAGRGLDPAERETYANGVRKAIFRDPDGNEIGFGGAPV, encoded by the coding sequence ATGACCGTAGACCTGTTCGCCGGCATCCCGGTCCGCGACTACACGGTGGCCGCGAGCTGGTACGCGCGACTCCTCGGCGCCGGCCCGTCCTTCCTGCCCAACGACACCGAGGCGGTGTGGGAGCTCGCCGAGCATCGGTACCTCTACATCGAGGTACGGCCGTCGCACGCCGGATTCGCCATGCAGACGGTGTTCGTCGGCGACTTCGACGCGCGGCTCGCGGAGATCGCCGGCCGCGGGCTGGACCCGGCCGAACGCGAGACCTACGCGAACGGCGTCCGCAAGGCGATCTTCCGTGACCCGGACGGCAACGAGATCGGCTTCGGCGGGGCGCCGGTATGA
- a CDS encoding class I SAM-dependent methyltransferase → MGFEVGADAYGRFMGRYSFPLGVEFADRAGLAPGLRALDVGCGTGALTTVLVERLGAGSVVAVDPSASFVEAIRARLPEVDVRQAPAERLPFPDGSFDVTLAQLVVHFMTDPVAGLREMGRVTRPGGLVGACVWDHAGGRGPLTTFWQAVRSLDPAAPGESELAGVRAGHLAELFTAAGLRDVESGVLTVQAEFAGFEDWWEPFTFGVGPPGDYVAGLDARQLAALRERCAAVFTPRVTASAWVVVGRAA, encoded by the coding sequence ATGGGATTCGAGGTCGGTGCCGACGCCTACGGCCGCTTCATGGGCCGGTACTCGTTCCCCCTCGGCGTGGAGTTCGCGGACCGCGCCGGCCTCGCGCCCGGGCTGCGGGCGCTCGACGTCGGCTGCGGCACCGGGGCGCTGACCACGGTGCTGGTCGAGCGCCTGGGCGCCGGCTCGGTCGTGGCGGTCGACCCGTCGGCGTCGTTCGTCGAGGCGATCCGGGCCCGACTGCCGGAGGTCGACGTCCGGCAGGCCCCGGCCGAGCGGCTGCCGTTCCCCGACGGCTCGTTCGACGTCACCCTGGCCCAGCTCGTGGTCCACTTCATGACCGATCCGGTGGCCGGGCTGCGCGAGATGGGCCGGGTCACCCGCCCCGGCGGTCTCGTCGGCGCGTGCGTCTGGGACCACGCCGGTGGCCGCGGCCCGCTGACCACGTTCTGGCAGGCGGTCCGGTCCCTCGATCCGGCCGCCCCCGGCGAGTCCGAGCTGGCCGGCGTCCGGGCCGGCCACCTCGCCGAGCTGTTCACCGCGGCCGGGCTGCGCGACGTCGAGTCCGGCGTGCTGACCGTGCAGGCGGAGTTCGCCGGCTTCGAGGACTGGTGGGAGCCGTTCACGTTCGGCGTCGGGCCGCCCGGCGACTACGTCGCGGGGCTCGACGCCCGGCAGCTGGCCGCCCTGCGGGAGCGGTGCGCCGCGGTGTTCACCCCGCGGGTCACGGCGTCGGCGTGGGTCGTTGTCGGTCGTGCCGCCTAA
- a CDS encoding NAD-dependent epimerase/dehydratase family protein gives MRVFITGANGFIGRELALRFRDLGHIVDGVDLRPDPEAGVIGGDITREGPWQDFVADLVVHTAAVVSNGVGMDEQWRVTTLGTRKVLDAAVRNGARWFLHLSSIRAFSDVGFPDGVTEEHPVRPDGNPYVDTKIASEQVVLQAHAAGEIAVTVVRPGDVYGPGSRPWTLMPLELIKKNQFLLPANGNGIFSPVYIDDLIEGLLIAANSHGNTGQVFTLTGGVGVTCKEFFGHYYRMLGKRGPLCLPTPVAVGIAAAAGRAIGLTGASTEFNAISMRYFTRTGTYSIGKARRMLGYEPRVDLAEGMARTERWLQDHNLIGYASRPRR, from the coding sequence ATGCGGGTCTTCATCACCGGCGCCAACGGGTTCATCGGCCGTGAGCTGGCACTGCGGTTCCGCGACTTGGGCCACATCGTCGACGGCGTGGACCTGCGCCCCGACCCGGAGGCCGGGGTGATCGGCGGGGACATCACCCGGGAGGGCCCCTGGCAGGACTTCGTGGCCGACCTGGTGGTGCACACCGCGGCGGTGGTCTCCAACGGCGTCGGCATGGACGAGCAGTGGCGGGTCACCACGCTCGGCACCCGCAAGGTCCTGGACGCCGCGGTCCGCAACGGCGCCCGATGGTTCCTGCACCTCTCCTCGATCCGCGCCTTCTCCGACGTCGGTTTCCCGGACGGCGTCACCGAGGAGCACCCGGTGCGCCCGGACGGCAACCCCTACGTCGACACCAAGATCGCCTCGGAGCAGGTGGTGCTGCAGGCGCACGCGGCCGGGGAGATCGCGGTGACCGTGGTCCGGCCCGGCGACGTGTACGGACCCGGGTCACGCCCGTGGACGCTGATGCCGCTCGAACTGATCAAGAAGAACCAGTTCCTGCTGCCGGCGAACGGCAACGGGATCTTCAGCCCGGTCTACATCGACGACCTGATCGAGGGTCTGCTGATCGCCGCCAACAGCCACGGCAACACCGGCCAGGTCTTCACCCTCACCGGCGGGGTGGGCGTGACCTGCAAGGAGTTCTTCGGCCACTACTACCGCATGCTCGGCAAACGCGGCCCGCTCTGCCTGCCCACGCCGGTCGCGGTGGGGATCGCCGCGGCGGCCGGCCGCGCGATCGGCCTGACCGGCGCGTCGACCGAGTTCAACGCCATCTCGATGCGCTACTTCACCCGCACCGGCACCTACTCGATCGGCAAGGCGCGCCGGATGCTCGGTTACGAACCCCGGGTCGACCTCGCCGAGGGCATGGCGCGCACCGAGCGGTGGCTGCAGGATCACAATCTCATCGGGTACGCATCCCGCCCGCGCCGCTGA